The genomic stretch CGTATATTATACTGGTTTCCCTGCTGATCAATAATGTGCAGCTTCCTGGGGCATCAGAGGGAATATACTTCTTCATTGTGCCGGAATGGGAAAAGCTGCTTTCTCTGGAGGTAAGACTCACTTTGCCTGTAGTTGGTTTAACTAGTGTGAATGGATGCTGGCAGGAACGCTGGACTAACTTCCCTCTGTTTCACAGGTGTGGGTGAATGCAGCAGCTCAAATCTTTAACTCCATTGGGATTGGTTTCGGTTGCCTCCTGGCCATGTCCAGCTACAACTCCTTCAACAACAATGTCCTAAAGTAAGTTTACTTCTCAGGGTATCTCAGGGTATCAAAATAAATGGTATTAACAGCACACTCTCTCCACAGGGACACACTGACTATAGCCATCATCAACTCCCTCACCAGCATCCTGGCAGGTtttgtcattttctctgcttttgGATACATGTCTCATCTGCAGGGAATCCCTGTCAGCAACCTGGCTGTGGATGGTATGCAAACAAAATAAGGGATACAAATAGAACCAATACTGTCTTTTTTATGGCTATTAAGAAATAAGCACTATATTTGACAAATGAAACCTGTTATATAGAATATGGTGTATAAGGGCATGCCAAAAAAACGACAAAATGTAGAAGATATAAAGGAGAAACATGGCATAAAATATATGATGCAGTCTAAAATCTTGTCAACACAGTCACTTAGGGGATGTTACATCTACAACGTAGGCTCAAATTTTAAGCACCTGACCTGATATGAAATTTTACGATAAATGTGGGCTAGTGATAAAAAAATGTAGTGATACAAGATTTTATGAAAACACAATCAAAGATTGTTGGTACATGTGCACTCATGTCTGCTTAGATGCTTGTTCAGTCCGTTATGCTGCATTGCACAGTGCTCGGCTGCTCCAACGCCtttcatcgtgtgtgtgtgtgtgtgtgctcaggtcCAGGACTGGTCTTTGTTGTTTACCCACAAGCCTTTGCCAACATGCCATTATCTCAGCTCTGGGCTGTGATGTTTTTCTTCATGCTGCTTTGCCTCGGACTGGATAGTGAGGTAGTTCACTTAACAGTAGTTATCCACCAAAGAAGTGGTGCAGTGTGACTGAAACTCCTCTCTTCCAGTTTGCAATGGTTGAAGTGATGGTGACCAGTCTTATGGATGAGTACTATCAACATCATATCAAAGTTTTCAAACGGAAGGAATTCCTTGTTCTTGCAGTTTGTGGTGTTGCCTTACTTCTAGGAATCCCTTGTGTCATGCAGGTACACACTCTACAATAATGACTCAATTTTAACCAGATAGTAAGATCCTCAGCATCCATGCTGACCTAAACACACACCCTCTTCCCTGCTATCCAGGTAGGGATCTATGTCTTCCAGCTGATGGACCATTACACTGCCATTGTGTCCATCATGTTTCTGGCATTCTTTGAAGTTATAGCCACTTGTTGGAGTTATGGTGAGAAAATGATCGCATGCTTATGATGTACTGAGAGCCAACATTAGACTCATTTCATGGCTATGTGAGGCACACTATGTTCTTAAATTTGTCATATGCAAATGATGCGTgcatggttgttgttgttggcctGTAAAGGTTAGTCTGAAGTGCTTTTCCATGTGCAGGTGTGAAGCGACTTTCAGCCAACTTAGAAGAGATGACTGGAAAAAAGGCAAACATCTTCTTCAGGCTGTGCTGGCTGATTGTAGATCCTGTGCTGATTACTGTATGTGGAGAAACATCTGTGTGATCAAGAGTTCCCCCTCAATGTCACACCTACATTTTTTCCCTCCTGTGGCAGGCGATCCTCATTTTCTCCATCATCCAGTTCAAACCAGCTCGCTACGAGAACTATGTCTTCCCTTCTTGGGCCCAGGGTGTTGGTTGGGTCATAGCTTTGGCCTCTATCATCTGGATTCCTCTGGGTGCCATTCACACATTGTGGGTGCTACCAGGCTCATTCATGCAGGTGATGTATATTTACCATTTGCAGCGGTCATCTTCATATAGATCGAGCTGCGCATGTTTATATTATCTGTACATTTCTATTACAGAAACTAAAGCTGTCCATCACGCCGTACGCGCTGAATGAGAAGTCAAAAATGCCGTATTATGAAAGAGGAGGAATAGGATATCCAGACATAGCGGTCATCAGCACCAGCATCTCTCTACCTGAAAAACCTCCCACTCACACCTACTTCTGACAAGTGTTTTGCTCTGATACACAATGTTCATGTTGCCACAAACAGTGGCAGATCATTGTTGAGCTCAAGCTGACCACAGGCGATTGTTTTCCATTAGAATTTAATCATACACAAAATTATGCTCAAAAAATTAAACAGAAGTATGTTACGGGAATTAATTACATAATtgtgaaaatgtacatttttgttAGCCTTTGAATTTTACTTGAGCTTGTGTTGAACtttgttcttatttttaatGCAATAGATGCATCTTTTCGTCTCCGTCACACTGACAGAGCTCCAGAGACAGTCCGCATTCATGGACTTTTCTTTGCTGAGAGTGCCATCTCATGGCCGTAACCTTTGTAACATGGAATCAGATACTGCACTTCGATTTAATATCTACTTTTTTTCCTTAAACAAATAACAATGTACtcatttttttgacatttacagtTCATTGCATAACTTGTGTTTTCAAAAACATAAATTACTGTGACTGTAAGGTTGCTGACTCATTTATTTAGGTCAAATGCAACAGAGCCCTACTGATAAAAAATGCTGGTAGTTAACAGATATGTGCATAGGTCATGCAACTGTATGTCATGTAAGGTGCAATAAAAACCTGTCACAAAGTCCAGCAGTTTGTGTTTTACGCCTGCAATGACAAGCCAGTAAACACAACACCAAACATCACATGGGCAacagattttatttattcattcgtGAGAAATTTCCAACAGATGGGTACATGTTCCTATGTATACATGTGCAGTTAGTATTCTCCCCTATATAAGTTGCCAGTGTTTTGTTCTTGTAACTCCTTTCAAATGAACCCAAAGTGTTGAACAGATGAAACAGGCAAAAAGTTGGACTGTAGGAACCATTGTGCTTCCCAGACAAAGGTATCACTTCACATGCCTTTCCTGATCTGTGTGAATCCCAGATCCAAACAAGGGTGATTGAACATGTAGGATGGACAGACTGGTTACTTACAGTGGGTATGACATATTGCCTAGGGTTAGTTAATATCAGACCACATCTATATATAATCAAAACCTAaagtatttattaaaaaagtagTCATTCTTATAAACAGCAATTACTCTCAAATTTAAAAAGATATGTCGTATGacctacaaaaacaaaacaaaaaaagaaacatgtgcAATCAATGGCATACTCTTCCCTCTGAAGTGACAGCTGTGCAGATGaccacacagcacagcagcaactttttcctcatttgttCCTACTGTAGTTTGGAGTCAGCTCTTTTCAGGTCTGAGCCCAACTATACACAAAAGCCAGGTTGCTGTATTTCAGTAGTATATTTGTAGTGGTTTACACAGTCCAAGTGTTTCTTTCCTTGCACAGCCTCCTCATGGCTCCAGCCCTCCATGACCACGTCCCTACCAACACATCACAGCTGTAGTTGATTTGTTTcgccccccaccctccccaACCATTTGCCCAGCAGAGGTCGCTAAGGAGTCACcatggctgctgtctgtctgctcctcttacagcttcctgcttctctgcTACGACACCTGCTCAACCGGCCTCATCTGCACATCTCCAATCTGATGATATATGAATGGTAGATCAATACAGACATCTAATTAACACTTTATTAGAGCAAAGTGTAATGGACACAGAACGTGAGATGTACCTGGACATGAGGAGGGGCACTGAGGACAAATGTGACTGCACTGGCTATATCTTCTGCTttcaaacactgaaacaaagagaaaaaggcATTATTGATGCCACAGTGTTCAGGCATTGTCACAGtgagaaacacatttaaaattaaatgtcCTACTTTTATACTCTCGTacacagcagctgctttctCTGGATCACTGTTATGGTGCCGGAAAGCAAACTCAGTCTCCACAATTCCAGGAGATATACACTGCAGGGCAGGACAATGCATGATAAATGTACTGCGtacacactgagctgcactGCCTGCACAGGCCAAAGAAGGGAACAACTAACTCACTGTGGCTCTGATGTGGGTGTTGGCTTCTCTGAGCTCTTGCCGTATCCCCTCAGTCAGAGCCGTCACAGCATATTTAGTGGCACAGTAAAAATGCTCGTCAGCACTTGGCACCACCCGGTGTCCACCCATACTGTACCaggtacaaagaaaaaaactcaacattGATTCAGGAAATATTTAGCCCTAGTAGCTGCTCCTTATATACTATTTTACCTGCTCTTCCCCTAAATGCCTTCCCTTGCCCAATACAGGATATTTCTAACAAACCATGTTAGATGTCCCATTTAATTGTCACTTACAACGCACTACACTATACTTACTATACAGATACAACACAGCCACAGGATTAATAGGTCACATATAAATCATTGTTCTATCATACGGTTGCTGTAATAGCTTACCTGTTAATATTGATGATGTGGCCATCGTCCACATTCCTCTCCTTCATTGATTTGTAGGCCTCACGGGTGCAGATAGACAAGGCTAAGACGTTCACCTGCAGAGGAGGTTAACAAAAAAAGCAGTATTAACTATTTATGTATGCATATTGATCTACGTAATACAGCTATTTAAAAGTCTGTGTATAATCATCAAATGATACGCATAATTTTGCTTGCGATTTATTCACATATAAGATTGCCACGTGAAGAAACTGATGTTCACTGAGTCAGTGTGTTACACCACCTCAACCTGCTGTTCCTGTCCAGCTTGTGGCCTCTAAGCTGGTCCTGTAGTGACATTAATAGACGGCAGGTTAAACGCCAGTGTGGAAGCAAGATAGGGGGAGGTGACCAAACAAGGTCAGCGTACAGATTAAACACAGGCTAAAAATACACTGCAGTACACATTCATGTGGGCTGCCATGACAACAGATGGGCAGCCGTTACAAATGCTGCAGGACCCTGGAGAAAGAGACTTTAGAGGAGGGGGGCCTACAGTGGTCAAGAGCTCAATGAATCAGAATGTAAAGTCCCAACAAGAGAAATAGTGCTGGTCTTCATTAGCAAGCCTCTGCTGTGCCAGAGCTTCCCCTCAGAGCCAATGAAGCGGTCTCTGTGAGGAGAGTGAAACACAGTGTATCTATGTGTGTACAGACCCATGTTTTAACAACACTTTTCCTAACTACACTCCTATCAGACTTCCACTCACACGGGGCAACCATTCCAGCCACTCCCTCTGCCTTTCTGCTTGAGATGAGCAACCATAAAATCaatacaaaatatacaaaaaatacTAAGCTTGTTTTCAACTTGTCTCAGCATTGGCATgtagtgtatctgtgtgtctgtgacccACTCACATCGATCATATTCCTCCAGCCTTCTGTCTTTCCGCTGAGCAAAGGTTCATTGTGGGCCAGGCCGGCATTGTTGATGCACACGTCCACACCCTTGTGCAGCGTCTTGATTGCTGAAAACATGGACAGGATCTCCTCCTCGTTGGACAGGTCGCACTTGTAAGGGATAAGTGTGCCACTGTAGCCTGCACTCTGACATTCTGCTGCCAGCTTctgtaacacaaaaaaacaaacgaaCAGGAAATCAGTTTAAAAACAGTTCATATTTGTCACAGGATACAATTCACAAACATTAAAATGAGGAATGATTAACTTTAGTAAGTGAGATGGAGGTAAGTGATAACCATCCTACCCACCCAGGCACTCAGAAAGCAGTGAGAACGTGCAGCCATAAAACCAACACCACATCAGTGGAGGGCCAGAGGTAACCTGTCAGCACCAGTGCAGCCGGAATCACTCAAGGGAGTATGATTTCTTACTTATAATTAAAAGTATACTAAAATGAATCCTAAATCACCACTTAAGATATGACGAAGCAGCTTTGTGTGGACTGATGCCTCTGATGATGATACTGCTGGGTTGAGCTTGCTACAGGTTGAGCAGGCTACACTCCAACCGGGTCAGCTGGCTGTCCACCACTGCAGGTTATGATACAAACTGACACAGATCCTGCTGCCAGGCACAGCTGCACCAGTCACCTGATGTCTCATTCTGGGTGCCAGTCAGAACAGAAGGCAGCGTGGGTGATAAGGCGGGGCTGGTGGCACACAGAGATGATACACTGTAACGCTGCCTGCGTGAGCACCGTACTGCCAAAAGGATTAAATGTTTCTAAATTCCTTCATAAGAAATGACTGGTGAATATCTGCAGAGTTCTGATGGCTGTTCCAGTCACCTAAACAAGCTGTCCCCAGTCTTTTTGTCCTTCATCAACACCAACTGTCATGATCCTAACATCTTGAAGTGGTTATTTAGTGGTTTATAACGTTTCAGTCATTTGTATAGCTTACGGTACTTTTTTTAACAGTACACATACTCATAAAGACACTGCAGGGGGGACGGACAACCGTGGAAAATATACACTAAGCTGATTAAATGTGACTTATGTATGGACATTTTAATTTAGACCTTTTTTCATTGGTTCATTGTAATGATACATATACGTAGGGTGAGACATGGGAGCTTTTTGAGCTTCTTAATGGTTGCATGCCAGGAAAAGGGGATCAAAGTCATTATACATAGCTTTTTTTTATCAGGATCACTGGGATTGagggatcttttttttttaaacaaaacacataatAGAGTGGACGCACCCTATCTCACACTTAGAGTGTGCAGATTTCTCTGCTCTTCCACTAAGCTGTTTAACTGAGATTATCTAGAGAGAAGGCATTACCCAAACAAAGCTGGCAAAAtgctaaaacactaaaaacacttgtccgaTGTGTAAAGATGACAACAAACTGCTGCTTGTGTTGTACATAACCTCCTTTTGTCCAGCACTAGGGATGTGAGGCTGTGATCACTGGTCTGTTCAGCTGCATTTAAAATCAAGTTTCTGAACCAGCCTTTAGACAAACGCTCTTTACTTCACACCCTCCTGAATGCCTCTGGGGACTTGCTGTCAGGCAGGAATGAGCAGACCTCGTGCAGGTTAACATAAGATGAAGCCAGCCTTTTGTATGAGTGAAGGAATTACTTGTTTTACTGAGGTTGAAATGGGAGCAGCAGAGCAAACCGGCTGTGATCTCCATCCAACTACAGGAAGTCTCAGGCTGTGaatctctgtgtgttgtgtgtatgtgggtgtgttCTGGCACCAGCTGCACCGCTCTGGTCAGGACCAGCCCTCGTAGTGGCCACACCTACACCACACACGGCGTGCTGCTCCACAGATATGTAAGCAGGCCTGAAATGCTAGAGCAGCGTTGCTGGCAAATGCTTAGGCTCATTCATTTAATTACAAAATTTATCTCAATGGCCGACTGCCGCACACTTGAATGAGTCATTGGGGACTACTAAGGGTCAACTATTTTAGAGGACAAAGCTCTGTATCAGTAACATTTATATTGCTCTTTTCTTGAGTGGTTATGAAAGAATCACTGCTTGTGTTTACCTAGTGtagataatgttttttttacaattcaaaAAGCAAATAATATTATAAAGCTTGTCATGTTACATTAAGCACTCTGACACATCTCTACATGCCCACATAAGTTACATTCATGGCCTATAACCCCTTTAGAGGGCTGTTACATAAGGTCTGCAATGTAAAGGACATCATTGTCCAACACAGCTATCATCAATCATTTGCTCATGTCAAACTGGTGTAAATGGACCAGCAAAAAAACTCGCAGGAGACAGAGATAAAAATAAAGATGCCAAAGTGCTGAAGGCAGACAAGCTTTAAGTAGTGAGACAGATCAATAGcaccaggcagcagcagccatgagcACAGAAATGTGAGAAATTACATTTGTCTCAGGTTGACTCTCTTAGGTCCACATACAAAAGAGTGATTGTGTTATGGGAAGCTGTGCCTCCTTCTACctttttataaaaaaacagaatgcaaggtggcaaaaaaatgtaatgtagcCATAGTTCAGCCCCTCTCCTATTCAACCTTCATGTCCCATCTTTTAAGTACctgtgaaacaaaaaacaattttgCCTGTCATAATGCATTTTCATCCTCATTACCAAGGCTGTTGTCCAGTGATTACAAAAAGTGTGcaaaaggagggagggatgaaagagagagagggaggaagggctgGCAGCCAGAAACTGAAACGGAAGGAGAAtgggagaaagagaaaacaaatccTAAAGCATACCACATAATAGCTCAACATTCAGTTTCCAGCAGCACATTCAAGGAAAAAGTAAGAATGAAGATGTAGTCGTAAACTGTGTGATGTGTACAGGCAGTCTCTTTTAGTTCTGGCCTCATACGCTCATACTGCCTGTGCGGTCAAAGGTGACAGTAGGCT from Parambassis ranga chromosome 14, fParRan2.1, whole genome shotgun sequence encodes the following:
- the LOC114445976 gene encoding sodium- and chloride-dependent GABA transporter ine isoform X1 — protein: MDQQLSRPTWSRQIEFTLAGIGAAVGLGNVWRFPYLCYRSGGGAFLVPYLLMLVVLGIPLLYMELTVGQYTRRGPVHALASVCPLLKGVGIASVAISFIMCTYYNIIITWALYYLFSSFQDPLPWENCNNTWNTPNCTNHPTHNNYSSTASQEFFKYKMLQQTSGVEETGALRWELFLILILAWIVIYLCIFKGVKSTGKVVYFTALFPYIILVSLLINNVQLPGASEGIYFFIVPEWEKLLSLEVWVNAAAQIFNSIGIGFGCLLAMSSYNSFNNNVLKDTLTIAIINSLTSILAGFVIFSAFGYMSHLQGIPVSNLAVDGPGLVFVVYPQAFANMPLSQLWAVMFFFMLLCLGLDSEFAMVEVMVTSLMDEYYQHHIKVFKRKEFLVLAVCGVALLLGIPCVMQVGIYVFQLMDHYTAIVSIMFLAFFEVIATCWSYGVKRLSANLEEMTGKKANIFFRLCWLIVDPVLITAILIFSIIQFKPARYENYVFPSWAQGVGWVIALASIIWIPLGAIHTLWVLPGSFMQKLKLSITPYALNEKSKMPYYERGGIGYPDIAVISTSISLPEKPPTHTYF
- the LOC114445976 gene encoding sodium- and chloride-dependent GABA transporter ine isoform X2 yields the protein MDQQLSRPTWSRQIEFTLAGIGAAVGLGNVWRFPYLCYRSGGGAFLVPYLLMLVVLGIPLLYMELTVGQYTRRGPVHALASVCPLLKVGIASVAISFIMCTYYNIIITWALYYLFSSFQDPLPWENCNNTWNTPNCTNHPTHNNYSSTASQEFFKYKMLQQTSGVEETGALRWELFLILILAWIVIYLCIFKGVKSTGKVVYFTALFPYIILVSLLINNVQLPGASEGIYFFIVPEWEKLLSLEVWVNAAAQIFNSIGIGFGCLLAMSSYNSFNNNVLKDTLTIAIINSLTSILAGFVIFSAFGYMSHLQGIPVSNLAVDGPGLVFVVYPQAFANMPLSQLWAVMFFFMLLCLGLDSEFAMVEVMVTSLMDEYYQHHIKVFKRKEFLVLAVCGVALLLGIPCVMQVGIYVFQLMDHYTAIVSIMFLAFFEVIATCWSYGVKRLSANLEEMTGKKANIFFRLCWLIVDPVLITAILIFSIIQFKPARYENYVFPSWAQGVGWVIALASIIWIPLGAIHTLWVLPGSFMQKLKLSITPYALNEKSKMPYYERGGIGYPDIAVISTSISLPEKPPTHTYF
- the LOC114445976 gene encoding sodium- and chloride-dependent GABA transporter 1 isoform X3; protein product: MCTYYNIIITWALYYLFSSFQDPLPWENCNNTWNTPNCTNHPTHNNYSSTASQEFFKYKMLQQTSGVEETGALRWELFLILILAWIVIYLCIFKGVKSTGKVVYFTALFPYIILVSLLINNVQLPGASEGIYFFIVPEWEKLLSLEVWVNAAAQIFNSIGIGFGCLLAMSSYNSFNNNVLKDTLTIAIINSLTSILAGFVIFSAFGYMSHLQGIPVSNLAVDGPGLVFVVYPQAFANMPLSQLWAVMFFFMLLCLGLDSEFAMVEVMVTSLMDEYYQHHIKVFKRKEFLVLAVCGVALLLGIPCVMQVGIYVFQLMDHYTAIVSIMFLAFFEVIATCWSYGVKRLSANLEEMTGKKANIFFRLCWLIVDPVLITAILIFSIIQFKPARYENYVFPSWAQGVGWVIALASIIWIPLGAIHTLWVLPGSFMQKLKLSITPYALNEKSKMPYYERGGIGYPDIAVISTSISLPEKPPTHTYF
- the dhrs11a gene encoding dehydrogenase/reductase SDR family member 11a, which encodes MERWKGRVALVTGASVGIGAAVARALVQQGMRVVGCARNVDKIEKLAAECQSAGYSGTLIPYKCDLSNEEEILSMFSAIKTLHKGVDVCINNAGLAHNEPLLSGKTEGWRNMIDVNVLALSICTREAYKSMKERNVDDGHIININSMGGHRVVPSADEHFYCATKYAVTALTEGIRQELREANTHIRATCISPGIVETEFAFRHHNSDPEKAAAVYESIKCLKAEDIASAVTFVLSAPPHVQIGDVQMRPVEQVS